Proteins from a genomic interval of Sporanaerobacter acetigenes DSM 13106:
- a CDS encoding FecCD family ABC transporter permease, with translation MSSCEEKNGTSKGFILILLVVLCIVSFFVSIGNGAVKISPREIVDAILFEKDTINYQVIWNVRLPRTIVAGLVGICLSLSGAILQGIMRNPLAGPNIIGVSSGGGLMALTILILFPEFYYLVPAGAFIGSLLATLFIYCLAWKDGVLPTRLILAGVAVSSLLNAGINALMTFFPDKVAGVIGFMVGGLSATTWSQVKLLFPYAVVGVFLTMLIPNKLNILMLGDEVATGLGLNVERTRFSFIVLSSLLAGSAVSVVGLLGFVGLIVPHMARLFIGSDYRYLFPACVFFGASVVILCDTLARVLFAPMEIPVGIIMSALGAPFFLYLLRKKESV, from the coding sequence ATGAGCAGTTGTGAAGAAAAAAATGGAACGAGTAAGGGATTTATATTGATTTTACTTGTAGTTTTGTGTATTGTAAGTTTTTTTGTAAGCATTGGGAATGGTGCGGTGAAAATATCTCCTAGAGAAATAGTTGATGCAATTCTTTTTGAAAAGGATACGATTAATTATCAAGTTATATGGAATGTGAGACTTCCTAGAACTATAGTGGCAGGCCTTGTAGGAATATGCCTTTCACTGTCAGGAGCTATTTTGCAAGGGATCATGAGAAATCCTTTGGCAGGTCCCAATATCATAGGGGTTTCTTCTGGCGGAGGGCTTATGGCTTTAACAATTCTCATATTATTTCCTGAATTTTATTATTTAGTTCCAGCAGGTGCTTTCATAGGTTCACTATTAGCTACTTTATTTATATATTGTTTAGCTTGGAAAGATGGTGTTCTTCCTACACGGCTTATTTTAGCTGGTGTAGCTGTTTCATCACTTTTAAATGCAGGAATAAATGCTCTTATGACTTTTTTCCCGGATAAAGTTGCAGGGGTCATAGGTTTTATGGTAGGAGGACTTTCAGCTACTACTTGGTCTCAAGTAAAATTGTTGTTTCCATATGCAGTTGTAGGAGTGTTTTTGACTATGTTGATTCCAAATAAATTAAATATATTGATGTTAGGTGATGAGGTAGCTACTGGGTTGGGACTAAATGTAGAGAGAACTAGATTTAGTTTTATAGTTCTTTCCTCTTTACTTGCAGGAAGTGCTGTGAGTGTTGTTGGACTTTTGGGATTTGTAGGTCTTATAGTGCCTCATATGGCTAGGCTTTTCATAGGTTCAGATTATAGATATTTGTTTCCAGCTTGTGTTTTTTTTGGAGCTTCAGTAGTTATATTGTGTGATACTTTGGCTAGAGTACTATTTGCACCTATGGAAATTCCTGTAGGAATTATAATGTCAGCTCTTGGCGCTCCATTTTTCCTATACTTATTAAGAAAAAAGGAGAGTGTTTAA